DNA sequence from the Nakaseomyces glabratus chromosome E, complete sequence genome:
CAATAGCCCGTCCAACTTATCGCTCATAGTTTTATTCTCGTTTTTGGCTTCTctataatttttaatttttagGTCTTGGtgtaatatatatgtttcCAGTATAATATAAGCTTGAGAAGATGCGCAATGCCAAGCTGAATTGCCACATCTCTGAGTTTCCCCCATCGCAATACGGTACCATCCATCACTTGCATTGCGCAGAGAGGATTCAGAGGGCAAAAGCCTGAATATCATGTATCACGTATTGTATCACATGATCAAGACTGGGAACTGAGAAGCATAGGTATGGGAAATGGCAGGATTGGGTAGACAGCGGGTAGACAGCGTTTATATACGTTTTTGTTTTGCACCTGTCCCCTaacttaatttttttttttatctttcttttggCGGGGGGAAGAGGGGTGAATGGTGGCATGCACAGTTGGCACATCAAACACTAGGCGGGTGGGTAGGCCACACGCAATATTGTATGCCAAACGTAGTAGTTTTTGTCTGTAGCAGGGCGATTTTCCAAGTACACTCCGTTCACAACAAACGCAGTTGATTACCTTGTTGTGCTGAATATGTTATTACAAGATGTGGTTGTAAATATTTAGCCGCCCAAATATCAGGTACTTCTAAGTTTACACTTGGGCACAGATATCTGCAATGATTTTTCCCCTGTGCTGTAGCATGATACACGGGATCCATGCACTACAAGTACAGTCGGGTTAAGAGAAAGCGGCTAAGTTACGGCGTGGGCCATCAGCCAGGACATGTGTAGCACTAAATACAATCCGCGGGGACAAGAACAGGTGtgtgtatatatattaccCGcctcaaaaagaaaggaacGAATTTCTGGAAGTCAACGAGGCTGTCGTGTGAGTGTGTGTGGCTGTTAGATGTATGCGAGCATAGTGAGATAACAACAGTTGCTAATGATAGGTTGGCGTTGACATCACAATTACTAAGAGAAGAGGAAAAGCTTAAACTATCAATGTACAAAGAAACTATGTCGAATGCACCTGctttttatatatgatctaccaaaaaaaaatgaaatgcCTCATTGGTATCGCTTATCCGATAAATGTTTCCTGTCATCAGTATCTGTTGGCTGTGTTTTTGTGAAATTTGCTCATTTTGATACCATGTTCAGACGTTTAGTACCTAGCCAATGGCATACAGAAGCTACGAAAGGTTAAAAAGTACGACGAGCCGATCAAATGAATTGCTCTACAGAGGAGCTGACCAGGCACGGCGGTACGTCATTGGCTCGGTGCGGTAGGGCCACTTAAGAGCAAATATCAGGAACAAGAGAGATCAGACTGATTTCGTAATCGGACCaaaattgttgaagatgaggCACGGAGATTAATGCCGAATATTCCCTTCCACTCGTCTTGTCTCTGTTACCTTGCAGTATTTCAGTGTCTCAGCGTTTCAGCGTTTCAGCGGCTGGGCCAGTTGTAAGCCTTAATTGTGCAAATGGTCAAAAATAGGTACGGAAGCTACACGGAAGCTACACGGAATACGGATAGTCTTACCACTTCGCTTCGACATTTGTTATCGTTCAGGTCTGCCTTCAATTCTTTCGgcattgttttttttttgacacCCGCAAGGACAGATTACTAGAGACAATCATCCGCACGAATGAGGAGAAACCGGGACAACTTGTTCCCAAACACATTAAACATTAAACTACAGTAGAAGAACAAGCACtggaagaacaaaaaaaaatgggtGCAAAGAAGATTAAAATTGCTTCTCATTTGGGAAATAACACAGGTGCAATTATATGAGTTGAGCACCACAATCAGAGATGAAAGGACACGCTTAGAAGGAGCTGTACAATGGGTTGACAGAGAATTGAAGTCTCCGAAGAAACCCTAAGGGGGACGATTAAGTTGTTATTGAATCACCGTTTTGGGGAGAGCCGAGACTGGGAGaccaatcaagaaaaatatatcaaaacaCGTTTGCTGAGAAATGCCAGCACATCTACATAGTTCAGGTACTATATACGGCACAAAGCACCGTCCCCCCGTAATTGGCATGGCTCAGAGGCTGAGGGTGTGCTGCATTCCTGTGTAACACCCTACCCACTGACAGCATCCGGACGGGGTGGTATTTGggatataaaaaaaaagaaaggttCCCCAAGAGATAGAAGCTACGTGCAATGATTGACAGTTAGAAGAAAGATACGAAGAAAAGCAGGCAGATCAGTGACGCACAAGCACGGGTAGAATACAGAAGCGAAGCAATCGTGCACAGACAAACCAAATTTAAGTTCCAAGGGCCAGATTTTTTTACCAGAGCAAGTATATGGATCTTCTACCTCTATCTCTGAGTGGTTCTCCCTCCCCCCGCTaccaaaagaaacaaaagacGATCTCTCAAAAGTGTAGTAGAACAGGCAGTACAGGGTATACAACTgaaaaaaccaaaaaaatcGAATTACGCCTTTTTGTACAACGCTATCTTACATTTTTGTTTGGGTCTTGCGGGACACACCCGGCCCcccacaaaaaaaattgcagaTGTGTGCGCACAATTAGTAGAGATTACGGTGCAACATTCATACagcaagaaaagaaaaataaaagtacAAAACTGGATCTGAGAAGTTATATGAGAAAACGACCACATTACCTAAGAAACTGACGCAGTGTCACATACTTTTGCACCTTCTTTTTATGCTTCGAAGATTGTCTCTCACCGGACAGAACAGTCCTAGGTCTTCTAAGaaacacacacacacagaGAGAGACACACACACAGAGAACCAAACTTCAAAGTTCCTTCCTTCGGGACTTCCTCGGAGCCAAAACTTTGGATAGTGGATGAGAGGGTTAGCCTTGCAATGAGGAAAAACCGAGAAAATTAGcaaattttgacaaaaaaaaaggtgaAAAACTGCAAAACTGCAATGCAAAACTgcaaaactgaaaaattgaagttgGGACTTGGAAAGCAACATGACTTATTTTTGTGCTGGTGTTTTAGTGCAAAGTCGTAATAAGACGGTAGCTGTTTATAATAAGAATAGctaagctcatcgccttAGATTGTGAAAtggaaagaaagaaagaaaaaaaaaaagactgCAATTCTTGTTCAACTAATCCTAAATGAGATATATAAATGAGGTCTTAATGGTTGATCTTTTGTTGTAGAATTTCTGGTTCTATCAATTGGTAAACGGAAAGAAACACAAACCAAAAGGATGAAGGACTCAGATATGACTAACATGGAAGAGattcaaagaaacaacTCTTATCCTTCTAACTCCGACAAGGATTACgaagatgagaagggaTCCGGATCTCCGGTGATCAATGAATTCTCTAAAGTCGACCAGATCTCTACTGCTCAGTCAGAGATGGATGAGAAGATGGCCGAGCAGACTGAGCAACAGCGCACTATGACCGGTGTCAAGAACATTATTATCAGAAAGACTGAAATCATGGCCGAGGTCTACGACAAATGGTACTACCATGCTATTCTGTTGTTCACTGCTTTTGTCTGTGGTTACGGTTACGGTCTAGATGGTAACACCCGTTACATCTACACTGGTTACGCTACTTCTTCTTATGCTCAGCACTCTTTGCTATCCACCATTAACGTTATCAATGCAGTCATCAGTGCTGCCTCGCAAATTGTCTACGCCAGATTGTCTGACGTTTACGGTAGATTTGCATTGTTCTGTGTCTCTATTGTGCTTTACTCAGTTGGTACCATCATTCAGTCGCAAGCCTACGATGTCCAAAGATATGCTGCCGGTTCCATCTTTTACAACACTGGTTACGTCGGTGTCATCTTGGTTCTGTTGCTGATCTTGTCAGATTTCTCTTCTCTAAGATGGAGATTGGTCTACCAATTCGTCCCAACTTGGCCATTTATCATTAACACATGGATTTCTGGTAACGTTACCTCTAGAGCTAACCCATTGAAGAACTGGTCATGGGATATCGGTATGTGGGCTTTCATCTTCCCTCTATCATGTGTTCCATTGCTATGTGTCATGATTCACATGTGGTGGTTGGCTAGAAAGACTGAAGAATGGCAAGAACTTTCAAAGGAGAAGACTTTCTACCAAAAGCACGGTCTAAAGGACACCATTGTTGAATTGTTCTGGAAGATCGATGCCATGGGTGTCTTCATCATGACTATCTCTCTAGGTTGTATCCTAGTCCCATTGACCTTGGCTGGTGGTACTAAGTCCAAGTGGAACAACTCCCACGTCATTGGTCCTTTCGTTCTAGGTTTCGTATTGATTCCAATTTTGGTTCTATGGGAATACAAGTTCGCTAGAGACCCAATTATTCCATACAAGCTGGTTAAGGACCGTGGTGTCTGGGCCTCATTTgctatttctttcttgattgACTTCATTTACTACATGGCTGCTGACTACCTGTACACCGTTTTGATCGTTGGTGTTAATGAATCTGTCAAGTCCGCTACTAGAATCAGTTCCTTATCAACATTTGTCTCCACTGTTGGTTCGCCTATCTTCTCGCTATTGATTACAAGATTCAGTAGATTAAAACCTTTCATCATCTGTGGTTGTGGTTTGTGGATGCTTGCAATGGGTCTACTATACCACTACAGAGGTGGTGCTGAGTCTCACAGTGGTATCATTGGTGCTCTTTGTGTTTGGGGTGTGGGTACTACTCTTTTCACTTACCCAGTTAACGTATCTGTGCAAGCAGCTACATCTCACGAACACATGGCTACGGTCACTGCTTTGAACTATACTTTCTACAGAATCGGTTCCGCTGTTGGTGCTGCCGTGTCCGGTGCTATCTGGACTCAAACTCTATACAAGCAACTACTAAAGCGTGTTGGTGACGCTGCATTGGCTACTGAAGCATACGCTTCTCCATACAAGTTCATTGTTACATACACATGGGACACCCCAGAAAGACAAGCTGTCGTTCAAGCTTACAGATATGTTCAAAGACTGGAGACAATTGTTGCCCTGGTCTTCTGTGCACCTCTGTTAATCTTCTCTCTATGTCTAAGAGATGCTCGTCTAACTGACAAGGTCGCACACGACAACATTGCCGAGGGCGAATACGTCGACGCCAAGGACGACGATCCAATTTACGAATGGTTCAAGGGTGCCACCACCCGTTTCAGACGTAAGTCCAAGGAATAAATCTGCATTTAACAAAAATCCACTTGTCAAAAATcttcattttgttttttattttccgCTTTTAAGtttcatttaatttttaCTCATTATCTTTTTCCTTCCCATTTCGTTATGTCGGCAAAAGTTCGTCGACTGATTCACATATTATTTCAACATATTAATACACCCTCTTTTTGCAAGCTAACTCTTTTTATTGATCCTGATCGTAATGATATTCGTaatttattgttgttgattctttattatcaatactatatatttcatttctaatAGTTTTTAAAGAATaga
Encoded proteins:
- the ARN1 gene encoding siderophore transporter (CAGL0E04092g~Putative siderophore-iron transporter with 14 transmembrane domains; required for iron-dependent survival in macrophages; mRNA levels elevated under iron deficiency conditions; plasma membrane localized) → MKDSDMTNMEEIQRNNSYPSNSDKDYEDEKGSGSPVINEFSKVDQISTAQSEMDEKMAEQTEQQRTMTGVKNIIIRKTEIMAEVYDKWYYHAILLFTAFVCGYGYGLDGNTRYIYTGYATSSYAQHSLLSTINVINAVISAASQIVYARLSDVYGRFALFCVSIVLYSVGTIIQSQAYDVQRYAAGSIFYNTGYVGVILVLLLILSDFSSLRWRLVYQFVPTWPFIINTWISGNVTSRANPLKNWSWDIGMWAFIFPLSCVPLLCVMIHMWWLARKTEEWQELSKEKTFYQKHGLKDTIVELFWKIDAMGVFIMTISLGCILVPLTLAGGTKSKWNNSHVIGPFVLGFVLIPILVLWEYKFARDPIIPYKLVKDRGVWASFAISFLIDFIYYMAADYLYTVLIVGVNESVKSATRISSLSTFVSTVGSPIFSLLITRFSRLKPFIICGCGLWMLAMGLLYHYRGGAESHSGIIGALCVWGVGTTLFTYPVNVSVQAATSHEHMATVTALNYTFYRIGSAVGAAVSGAIWTQTLYKQLLKRVGDAALATEAYASPYKFIVTYTWDTPERQAVVQAYRYVQRLETIVALVFCAPLLIFSLCLRDARLTDKVAHDNIAEGEYVDAKDDDPIYEWFKGATTRFRRKSKE